GCTTTTCCGGCATAGGCCAAAGCGTCCGAAGCCGGAGCAGGCCGGCCTTGATGCCGGATTCCCGGGCTTGTTCCACAGCCCGCAAGGCGCTGCGCGCGGTGATGCCGTAGGCGATAAGCAGTATTTCCGTATCCGGCTGGATGAAATATTCCTGATAATCAATTATCTTGTCGGCGTTATCTTTTATCTTATTGCAGAACCGCTCGACCAGCTTGGTCTGGGCGGCTGGAGATTGGGTCCGGCGGTAACCCCACTCGTCGTGGGTAGAGCCGGTAACAGAAAGTTTTAGCCCCTGTCCAAAACGCGGCATAGGCGTAACTTTATTACCGGCTATGGTGCCGAATGGCGGCATTTTAGATTTAACCGGACGCGTAATTATTCGGAATTTCTTATGTGGGTTAACGTTTTCCCTAATATGGCCGACTGCCTCGTCAGCCAGCAGGAATACCGGGATGCGGTAGGTCTCGGCCAGGTTAAACGCCCTGATGACCAGGTCATACATCTCCTGTGCCGACCAGGGTGACAGTGCAATGATTTCGTAATCGCCGTGCGCGCCCCAGCGTACCTGCATGACATCGCCAGAAGCAACCTTGGTAGCCTGGCCGGTGGATGGCCCGGCCCGCTGAACATCGACAATGACGCAGGGCGTTTCGGTCATTATGGCATAACCGATATTCTCTATCATCAGCGACAGGCCCGGCCCGGATGTGGCCGTCATGGACTTGGCTCCGGCCCAGGAGGCGCCGATTACCGCTCCGATGGAGCCGATTTCGTCCTCCATCTGAATAAAAACACCTCCGGCATCGGGCAGTTTTGCCGCCATGTGTTCCATTATCTCGCTGGAAGGCGTGATGGGATAACCGGCATAAAAGCGGCAGCCTGCGGCCATGGCGCCCAGGACGCAGGCTTCGTTGCCTTGGATAAAATGCATAGTCCTCACCACAAAGGAGTAAAGAGTATAATAAAAATTATTTACTCTTTAATGCTTTTTCGAATATCTCCATGGCTACGTCAATATCGCTCTTGGTAACAATCAGCGCTGGCGACCAGCGGATGGTGTTTTCACCACATCCGATAATCAGAAGCCCAGTCTTGAAGCATTTCTGAACGATACTGTTACGCCGATCCGGATCTTTGGCTTTGGTCTTGCGGTCCTTGACAATTTCCACGCCTAACATCAGACCCCGTCCGCGAACGTCGCCGATGAAGTCGTATTTATTCATCAACCCTTTCAGCCGTTTCAGCAGATAATCACCAGTCACTCGAGCGTTCTCAACCAACGATTCCTGCAGCATATCCATTGTTTTCAGCGCGGCAGCACAAGAAACCGGGTTACCGCCGAAGGTGTTGGCATGCGCGCCTGGGCCCCAGGTCATCAGTTC
Above is a window of Candidatus Brocadiia bacterium DNA encoding:
- a CDS encoding 2-oxoacid:acceptor oxidoreductase subunit alpha, with protein sequence MHFIQGNEACVLGAMAAGCRFYAGYPITPSSEIMEHMAAKLPDAGGVFIQMEDEIGSIGAVIGASWAGAKSMTATSGPGLSLMIENIGYAIMTETPCVIVDVQRAGPSTGQATKVASGDVMQVRWGAHGDYEIIALSPWSAQEMYDLVIRAFNLAETYRIPVFLLADEAVGHIRENVNPHKKFRIITRPVKSKMPPFGTIAGNKVTPMPRFGQGLKLSVTGSTHDEWGYRRTQSPAAQTKLVERFCNKIKDNADKIIDYQEYFIQPDTEILLIAYGITARSALRAVEQARESGIKAGLLRLRTLWPMPEKRFAAIASRVKRIIVPELNQGQLIREVQRFTGIPTIPMNKTSGEVITANEIFEVINNNAR